The Theobroma cacao cultivar B97-61/B2 chromosome 1, Criollo_cocoa_genome_V2, whole genome shotgun sequence genome contains the following window.
TTATGTTAAGGGCATGCAAAGTCCATCATTGAATGTGGTCCACCAAACATTCTAGATTGAACAACAAACAATACAAATGCCCTACAGGCACATACCTTCGTCTTCAAACTTGTCCCGATCTTCATCCCAATCAGCTGCACCTTCTTGGATTCCAGGTTGCCAgccttaaataaaaaaacaaaaccaattaAAGCCATCTAGATACCTTAAATTTACTAGATTAAAAACGAAAATCAGAGACCCATCCAAGCATTTTCAGCTCAATGCAGAATAATGTGAGAAGGCAAATAAAAAGTGTGGCATGATTATAGTTGTATCACGGAACACTTCCCAGAGGAGGTTAAAAGCAGTTGCTTAAACAGATAACTGTAAAAATAGCTTTTGCAGAAGTTATTTCTGAATAGGAAATCTCTTGGCAGGAAAGATCACAGAATGCGCAGAAAGAAGTAAATTAGTCAACCAAATAAGCCCATACTTACAGACATGTAATACATATTATGAAAGGTTACTAAGTGGAGATGGTACCAAATGGAAGCTCAACCAGTGAAGTCGGTTTACAACGTAATCCATATTGCTTGCAACGTTCATTAACAGATTTTACTAATTCCTCAAGACCTGATTGAATATGATTAACACGATCCTGCACAAGCCAACAGAAACTATGCTATTACAGACAAGTTTCACAGTCTCCATGACTAAACTAAATCTAGTAAACTATAATCAGATTATACCTGGAGAGCACCATCCTTATTGTCTCCTTGTTCTATTCTGACAATTGCCTGATacaattccatttttctttcctgcAAGTGATTCGAGTAAGTCTCACAAAAGCTTCTAATGAAAATAAagcacataaaaaattaaaggaaattCAAGCATACCTATGAAGCCAAATCACCCATACGCTATCACTCTAAAACATAGAAAATTCCTAAATACCTGAATATCACGAAACGTGGACTCCTCAATGGTTAATCTAGAGGCCACATCTCCAGTCTGCCTGTATTTCTCTTCATACTTCCTTGCCAAAATGTCAACCTGAGACACGAAATAATTCAGCTGTGCAACAACAGACATTCACATGGAAAATTGAATTGAATTCTAgacaaaggaaaaagaaacaaggtaCCTCTTGTTTGTCAGCAGACACTCTTTCAGTGATCTCATTAAGTCGATTGTCACATCTGCTTTTATATAAAATCTATAGCCAAGTGacaacaaatgaaaaaaaagggtaaagaATTAATGGTCTGGAGATCCAACATCAAAGACCCCTAGAGGGAACATATGTATTTTAACAAGAACACAGTTCGAAGAAAATTCCTTGTATGGCATTCATGTCTTCAGCAATACTAGCATACTTTACATTAGGGTTTGAGTAATCCCATACGGATCAAATATAGTAGGAATGATGAAGGGCTTTGCACTCAGTTTTCTATTCATAAAGACAAAAGAAGCATACTCACAAGTTCCTGCATCTTAGCACGAAAGAATTCTGTCTTCGCTTTTGAATCATGTATCTCCTTTTCCAGTTCTTCAACCTTCAAAATCGAGGCCAGAGTAATATAAATTTCCAGAGAAGACATGCTAGGCACTTCAGAGAAAATAAAGCCTCAGAAGGAAACAAAATACTACAGTTTAAATTAAGTCACATCTCACAAGCAATTGCATAGAACTGTCTCtcaaaaacagttaaaatgaAGATGCACTATCCAGACATACGTTATGGCCCTAAACACAAGATGCTTGTCAATTACAACATTGATtagggaaaaagaagaataaaagttaaagaaaTGTCATGGCAACTAAAAGATATGGATTTAGTacaaaacaaatcaaaagtGGGAAAGGGTGGGGGAAGGCAGGGGGGAGGAATTAGAATAAATTCCACGTTTAATGCATGATACTAGAACACAGCAAGTCacagagaaaaagaaggaagtgCCTTTTTATTTGCTTCTGTTGCCTCTTTGAACTTAGAATTAAGAGAATCTTGCTCCTCTTGGCTAAGTTGATCTACAAAGTTCTTTTCCAACACAGGAACCTTGGACTTTTGCTGAGTGGGCTGCACCTGTGCATCAGTTGGTGAAACAGAGACTGGCCTTGGTGGTCTTCCCCTAGCAGAAGGTAAAGGTGGCCGGGAAGCAGTAAAAACTTGTGGTTGTTGGGAACCTATTGGAGATTTTTTGTTAAAGGGAGATAATCCGCAAAGAAAAGCATGGAAGAGCAAAATACTGCATAATATGACAAATACGGAAATGATACCATGACCAGGTCCCCAAGCTGCATTTCCATAAGGAGCTGCAGGATGACCTGAGGTGGACACAAGAGTTTCATCAGATATGATAGTACTTGGGAGCATTGAAGGAAGAGGGCGGCCTTCCCTGTAGCGTTCCATCAAATAAAGGGCAGTACAGAACTCTCTCAAAGAAAGCATGCTGTCATTATCCTGATCAGATAGGTCCCACACCTGCTTTAAGACCTCTGAAACACCAACAAGTAATATCAAAATGACCCTTAATCATAAGGTGGCATAGCAAATGCCTTctaaaagaaagacaaaaatgTATATCAATGTAAAGGGTTCTAAGATTTTAAAAAGAGCTCACATCTAATAAGAGttaagaaggaaaaaattaaagtgaaaaggaaagaataaaAGGTTAATATAGTAAAAtgataaacaaaaaagaaataaaaagaaattaaacaaCATTGACCAAATGCACTAAGTAGGTTTCAACTATGTAacatttttaacattttttcattgaaaatattttattaaatgagTAACCCAATGCATTGAAAATAAGTTAAATTATTGAAGATTGACATTTCCAATGATTTATCAAACAACACCTTAAACCAATAACATTTCTAACAATCAAAATTGATTGATGTAAACCAAAGAGTTAGGTTATCTTTAGAATGAGAGAGAGGAGAAattagaagaagaaacaacaagaaaaCAGAACTCAGAGAAAGGAATAACAAATCCATAACCTACTATTGGAAGTGAAAGAGAGAGCAAAGGTCTTTGAGCAGAAAAGAAATCTTAAATTTCGATTTTGTTTAACCAAATGTCTTATGACATTGGCcttctttttaacttttcctcatttttccTCTTCCTTAAAATTGCATATAAGCTAGTGTAGCACTTGTATACTAGATGAATACAATATTCTGGCCctttaaaattaattgcaATAAAGTATAATGATATGAATTAACATTTCATCCATCAGTAGtagaatttttcatttcacAACCAGCCTACCTGTCTATCATGCGTCTAGGAACTCATGCAAGgcaatttttaattcttcattttagaaatttcaaaaagaaacaaaggaagaaaaactgCATAAGCTTTGCTTCTCTAAGTCCTATTGGCTTGGGCCCCATTACTTCAACATAAACTCTTGTTTTCCCTTGATCTTAGTATcttgatgaatttttttattttcattttttacccTGTTTCTTAACGGTTTCAACAAGGATTTTAGTTCATTTCTGCACTTAATACCAGCCATAAAATTCTCAAGAAgctaaaaatgtgtttcaagaTTTCACAAAGAGACATTCACTCTCCATAAACCCAGAGAATAAGTACCTGAGAATAGAGATACTAATATTGATAGTActtagaaaaaaaagttatatcAATTGATcagttaaaataataaaatagaatcTCACCTTTATAAGTACATGTAGTTTATAAGAGATGAATAGCTGTTCAAAAAGTAACTAAAAAACAAATACAAGCTCAGTGATCCACAAGTTAAATACATGCAGAGGCACATGATCTATTTCACTATCACCATAagatttcaaaaacaaaaatatttaaccaaCAGAATTTGAGCTAGTAGTAGATAAACTAAAAGTTGACAACCACTCATAGCCTACCTCTTGGGAGCCTCCAACTTAAGAACAGATTGCGGGCCTGTTCACCAGCAATTTTTCCATCTCTATCAGTGTCAACTTGTACAAATACTTTCGTAAACCTCTGAACATCAGACTGAGTCATCTTTGGCCATGGGGGCAGAGACTGAGTTGATTGACCAGAAGCCAAGTTCCCTGCTCTAGCAGGAAACCCAGTTGAACCAGAAGCAGCATTGCTTTGAACTGCAACCTGCTGATTCTGTTTCCCTGTTGGATGACTTGGCTGATACTGACCACCCACAGGTTGTTGAGAAAGTGTACTCTGCAGAGACTGAGCTGGGCTTGGCTTTACAGAAGGATGGGGCCCAGAGGCTGGAATAGAGGCTGTTGAGACAGTTGAGCTAGTTGCAGATGATGTAGTTGCCAAAGAAGTTTGCTTTGATTGCGTTGGAGTTGCAGAGAAGACATCTCCAAAAAGGGAGTCGGAGGCAAACCCATTTCCTGAAACCACCAATGCTTTGGGATCCTTTGCTGCTAACTGGCTGGATCGCATGGACGAATCTTGTGGTTTTGGAGCAGGCATCTGCCCAGGGGTTGCTTGTGGTCTTGGTTGCGTGAAAGGTGTCAAACCTGATGCTGTCAGTCCAAATCCATCTTGGCTTGTAGAAGGACCAACACCTCGGTCATGAACTTGGTTATTACCACTGGTTGTGAGGCCACCCGAGCTTCCACTCTGCCAATTAGTTGAGGAACTTGACGTTGGAAGAGAAGGAGCCACCATGTTTCCTCCCCTTGGCATTCCTTGTCCTGCAATAACTTGTTGTGCTTGTGAGGAACTGCTGGAAGGCATAGCTTGGGGTGGCCTCATAACCTGGTTTTGCTGTGATTGGAAATGCTGCTGATTTACACCCACATTGCCAGGACCAGGTGTACCTCTAAGGCCAAAATTTTGGGATGATACTGATGGGGTGCCGCTGGACTGCGGAGTAGGTGTTGCTACCCTCGACTGTGGTGTAGGTGTAGCTGCAAGGTTTATCTGGGGAGCAGGAATCCTAGCAGAAGCAGGGCCATACAGTGCAGCCTTTACCATATCTGGGGTCAATTCTCGCTTACTTTGTGCCACAGTTACAAGTTTAAGGGCATTATAAAATTCTTGTCTACCAAGATAACCTAGTTTCTTCTGGTCAGCATGCATCCAGACCTGCATAGAAAAGAAgcataaacaaaaaatccaACTCAGTGTAACAAATATTACATTTGCACATACTAAGAACTTCCAAAACCAAACAAATACAAGAATTCTCTAAAAACAGAAGTGATATGAAACAATCAACTGAACACTCAGAAGTATTGATGTACCAGTTTTTTCCAAGCATAACACCGCTGAAcagaaattaaatattctaATACGAGATTTGAACATAAATGATGCTTAAGTTGAAGAACATTGATAAAGGCATGTCAGCAGTGCATCATCCCCAATATGACCACAAACTAAAGAAGCTTTTACTGCAATAGTTGGACTAATTATGAAATAGCAGTTTCTCTTGCACCATctggaaaatattttaacgACCGACAGtttaaaagaaagacaaaataacTAACGGTTTTGAATTCAAATCAGATTGGATTGGTAAGCTTAGTACAATCCATATGTCAATTCTGTGTTCTTCGTTTTCCTTTTGTCTCAATGAGCAGATATCGGCCAGTATCCAGAAGCAGCGAATGGAATAACAACTAAATCgggaagaaacaaaagaagtCCAAAAACATTCCATAAAGCAGTTAATCGATTGATTAGAGCGAAATCTGATGTAGAGctccaaaatttcaaaaattaatagcAGCTAAACCTAGTTACAGAAGAAGAGACGAAAAGTGGCGGAATGAAAGACTCGAATCTGATCTAAGCCTCTAAAGACCCCAAAGAAGAGAGGTAAGTTGACATTTATTggagaaatataaaaagaaacagGGAAATGACCTGAGCGAGAACGTTTTTGGGCAAATTGGAGCCCTGAAAAAAGGCAACAGCCTCGGCGCCACTGATCTGGCCGTCGCCGTCCAAATCTGCTTTCCTAAAATAAGCATCGAACAGATCGCCGTTGTTAGGAATCTGGTTTTGCGCCGCCATTCTTTCAATTGCCAGTCAGTCCCCAATCTTTAACAAGCTGGAATTTCAATTCAAACACACTATAACACGAAATTAAATCAGATGGGAAATGGATCCATCGATGATCCACACTTGAACTTTGAAAGGCCGATGCCAACCGCAAGGAGACAGGCCTGCTTTCTTGTGCACCGGAAAATAGATTAAAGGCTCATGCTGGAAATCGACCCCATGTTTTAACACGCGGCTGCTATTAATTGGTTTAAGTTCCAAGCGACGTCGTTTTTGTCTCAACCGCGACTGAGTGACTGCTCGAGTACTTTTGGTTTTGGACTAGCCAATTAGCCATCCCATTAGCCGAGCGCCAGAGCCAGAGCGTCATTACAATTTGCACAATTACGATAATACGATATTTCGCTTTAtgctaatttataaaaaaaaataaatacaaccGCAGTTTAATCCCTATTTAACCATATGAgagtatttgaatttaattattatcataaaagaTGCAAGAGATGTTCAAGGTAAGATTAGCtccatattttaaatcataaatttgaatatttgattgatATGAAATGATGAAGTGAACTCatgcaattgattttcaatagGTTTGGAAGAAAAACCTTTGTTATGATGGACCAAAAatcacctttttcttttgttttgttttaggATTAATTGACTTGTAAGTTATACTAACCCTTTTAGGGTTCAAGATGGGGAGTTGGTGGTGATACCAAGTATAATTTCTAATGTCTCtgcaaatttgataaaaaaaactaagtgTTACCAACTTTAATGGCAACACAAACGGTGTGCTATTGCTACATTCCTGTGTGTATTCTCAATTAGGTGCAAgtagtttattttcattctacCATGAAATTGTTTTGCAAGCCAAGATCCATGGAAGCTAAATccttcataatttttttttggataattaaaGCAATGAATTCAAAACTGGGTATGATTATCAATTCATCGCAAAAATATATGTTGGCCCGGGGTTACACAGACGTAAGAAATAATGTGCCTTTTATTATCTAAAAgcaaaatctcatttttccgCTAATATAATCATTGGAAGAAAAAGGTCAATGCTAATAATAACACAAGTAACAACGCaaccttttttaattattttcttcaagTTTTTTCTCCTCCCCTCTACAAGCCCAAGTTGGTAATTTTGCTGAGGTTCTTTTCTTGAAAACAAagttctttattttattttatgatttatgaatgtgaatggttaaattttggtataatattttaaaatattcttaaattattttttaaaaattataaatatttttattattattttatcacaatcaatcaaaatctttgtatttttatttcaaatcaaataagattttaagatttataattgactaattatcattaatcaaaacactacttgtaattttatacttatacGTTGATGTGAATAGTAAAAAGTATCATGCGGTTATATGATCATGTCACATCATCATTCATTATAACATATCAACATCAATgataacaaataatattttgattaataataattaattataaaaacttatatgatcaaaaaataaaaatataaaaacttaattcgactaataaaaaaataaaattttatttaatttttttaagaattgattatttttagaaattatATCTTAAGacttatataaaatttaaaatcaatcattaataatttaaacttttaaaaactatgtgatttaaacttaaaacttATAGGATCAATGAGATTTGGACGTAGTCGTCACATTAAAGTTGTTTATTCGTGtcttaatatattaattttaatgtaattATATAGTAAATCATGCATGAGTTCAAATTAAGGTTGTTTTATTGCAATGTAGCTGAGAGgttcaccttttttttttttggttaaaaagtTTAGTAGAAAGGGGAAGTAGAAATTATTGTTAGAGAtccaaaagacaaaaaaaaaaaaaacagaattaaaaaagaagattTGGATAAAGCAAAAAGGTGGGGTGGCAGATGAAACAAGTCGTCCAAGAAATAGAGAAATTGAAGAGCGCAGTCCACCTACCGTAAACCCAAATGCAAATTGCCCAACCTCCCCAATCTATATGTCAAATGACCGATTATGTATTTTGGATAAGATATTAATATTCTTATACAGAAATATGTTGttgttatttaaatgataGTGAACAGTAGTAAGGTTAGTAGTAGGAAAGCAAAGAGAAGATAGGGAGGGTGGGTAAAACCGCGATTTCCTGATGTCCCGGTAAGTACCTTTAAAAAGGGCAATTTTGAAAGTTAAAACCCACAAAGAGAGAAAGGTGGCGAGGCACTTGTTGCATTGTGATATTCAAAGCCACACAAATCAACGCACactcttttctctctccccTCCCCCCTTCGCCCTTCCCCTTCCAAACCTCccaaaaaatataaagcaCTCAAAACAACACCAAGGAAAgcctaaaagaaaaagaaacttggaaacttccttctttttcttttttcttttttttttttttatattttccttctttttaattcgtattttcttttccctaaAACGGAGGAGAGGTATACCTCCCAGAGAACAATACAAAACGAACCGGAACATCTGCGAAATCAAATCCAATTATAAGAAACTGAGCAAGGACGAAAAGTGTGATCAAATCGGAGGGTAGAGATGTCGTGTTCGTCTTCGTCAGGCTCGGAGGAAGATGATGAGGGAATCGACTCTTACAGGAAAGGAGGATATCATGCCGTGAGGATCGGCGATCCGTTCGCCGGTGGTCGTTACATCGCCCAGAGGAAGCTCGGATGGGGTCAGTTCTCCACTGTGTGGCTCGCTTACGATACTCAATCCTCTGTGAGTCCCTTCTTTCCATTTCATATCTGTAATTTCTTTACCTTTTTACGACCATATCTCTGACTCCAATTCGTGCTTCGCGCGGTGTTATGATctgtttattattttcattcattttgcAGAATTTTGTTGATTCTGATGCTTAAATTGCTTGAGATCTTCgctttttaattcaattacacattctttcttgtcttaaatTGATGTAGCTatcggttttttttttaatacttcCCCATGGATTCTTCCGGTTAAACCGTTATATTCCCTTTTCCGGAAACTATTCCCGTTTTCTCTATTTTcagctctttcttttttaaggaagattttttttaacaaaaagaaaatcattgtGGCAGTAATATGACAGTATCATCCGTTTcacttcttcttcctcttttctgGGATCAGCGCTCAACGCCTGAATATTTCACTATACTACAATATCATATGAATTTATAATCAGGGTGAAGGAATAAACCTtacaataaaacaaaaaacctgATCTGAATAGTGCTTTATTTACACTGGGGCAAAacctttttctcttgtaaTCCTCTCCACTTAATATTATTGGATTTTTACTTCCCTGATAAAGGATCCTCATGATTGAGGATATATTTGTTGCATAACCATGGAACAACAACATTTGAAAGGGCATCCCTCTATTTATGATAAAAGTCTTCTGTTTACCAACTTCAGAATTTTGCTATATTTgcaatttcaaaatctctcaaAAAAGTAGTAATGCTTGTATTCTCTTCATTCTCTTCATCAACCCTGAATCCAATTTTCTGGATTAGCATGATTGTATTATCTGACctgtgtttttttttgttttgaaatcaGAAATATGTTGCTCTAAAGATTCAGAAAAGCGCACAGCAATTTGCTCAAGCTGCCCTTCATGAGATTGAAGTCCTTTCATCTATTGCTGATGGTGACCCCTCCAATTCCAAGTGTATAGTGCGCCTGATTGACCACTTCAAGCACACTGGCCCAAATGGG
Protein-coding sequences here:
- the LOC18610639 gene encoding epidermal growth factor receptor substrate 15-like 1, whose amino-acid sequence is MAAQNQIPNNGDLFDAYFRKADLDGDGQISGAEAVAFFQGSNLPKNVLAQVWMHADQKKLGYLGRQEFYNALKLVTVAQSKRELTPDMVKAALYGPASARIPAPQINLAATPTPQSRVATPTPQSSGTPSVSSQNFGLRGTPGPGNVGVNQQHFQSQQNQVMRPPQAMPSSSSSQAQQVIAGQGMPRGGNMVAPSLPTSSSSTNWQSGSSGGLTTSGNNQVHDRGVGPSTSQDGFGLTASGLTPFTQPRPQATPGQMPAPKPQDSSMRSSQLAAKDPKALVVSGNGFASDSLFGDVFSATPTQSKQTSLATTSSATSSTVSTASIPASGPHPSVKPSPAQSLQSTLSQQPVGGQYQPSHPTGKQNQQVAVQSNAASGSTGFPARAGNLASGQSTQSLPPWPKMTQSDVQRFTKVFVQVDTDRDGKIAGEQARNLFLSWRLPREVLKQVWDLSDQDNDSMLSLREFCTALYLMERYREGRPLPSMLPSTIISDETLVSTSGHPAAPYGNAAWGPGHGSQQPQVFTASRPPLPSARGRPPRPVSVSPTDAQVQPTQQKSKVPVLEKNFVDQLSQEEQDSLNSKFKEATEANKKVEELEKEIHDSKAKTEFFRAKMQELILYKSRCDNRLNEITERVSADKQEVDILARKYEEKYRQTGDVASRLTIEESTFRDIQERKMELYQAIVRIEQGDNKDGALQDRVNHIQSGLEELVKSVNERCKQYGLRCKPTSLVELPFGWQPGIQEGAADWDEDRDKFEDEGFTFVKELTLDVQNVIAPPKPKTSSVQKETPSATADDAKTDKVPSTSERIPEKDLANDQSEDGLAKSPSESPAVSSTADKPSQEFQDSHDTKSSVANGSPHAQKTSDPFDSPHAKKTSDADGSPLAKESRSDQGGAESIFSEDKGFDEPSWGKFDTHDTDSVWGFDSESGKEMEHERHDDNSLFGLSDFNIKPIRTQSSHTDNMFPGKGPFTFADSVPSTPAYTDNMFHGKSSSIFADSVPSTPAYTDNMFKGKSSSIFADSVPSTPAYADNMFKGKSSSIFADSVPSTPAYSDNMFKGQSSSIFADSVPSTPAYNYGSSQRRFSEGSEGHSFDSFSNSFNMQDSGFFQSPSLDRFDSVRSSRDLDQGYGFPPLRFDSFNGHDGHDSGTLQSPRHSLARFDSMRSTTGFDHSHEFPSFDDSDPFGSTGPFRTSLESQTPRRDSDNWSAF